One window of Gemmatimonadaceae bacterium genomic DNA carries:
- a CDS encoding TRCF domain-containing protein yields the protein KHKERLKQLRLETDVLTLTATPIPRTLHMSLAGLRDMTLMQTPPRDRSPVLTSLEPWDDALIEEAIARELDRGGQVFFVHNRIETIVGVADHVQRVAPRARIAVAHGQMPERALEEVMHRFVSGAVDVLVSTMIVESGLDVPNANTMFVNRADHFGLAQLYQLRGRVGRSHRRAHCYLLVPDIMDLDAERRLRVLEHHTELGAGYRIALRDMEMRGAGNLLGPEQSGFVQAVGFDLYLRLLDETVHHLVSGDAAPKLVLADVNMDVPHHLPDDYVASPDAKLDIYRRISKLDSVGDLEALRDEMRDRFGPLPPPAAATLALAELRLSGGALGVESILVRGDEARITFHDSAVPRMKGLSAAFHEVQFQAEVRRARPLSLKLTRLGGASILDGLARAMRSLV from the coding sequence AAGCACAAGGAGCGGCTCAAGCAGCTGCGTCTGGAGACGGACGTGCTCACGCTCACCGCCACGCCCATCCCGCGCACGCTGCACATGTCGCTGGCCGGCCTGCGCGACATGACGCTCATGCAGACGCCGCCCCGCGACCGCTCGCCGGTGCTCACCTCGCTCGAACCCTGGGACGACGCGCTCATCGAGGAGGCCATCGCCCGCGAACTCGATCGCGGCGGCCAGGTGTTCTTCGTCCACAATCGCATCGAGACCATCGTGGGCGTGGCCGACCACGTGCAGCGCGTGGCCCCGCGGGCCCGCATCGCCGTGGCCCACGGCCAGATGCCCGAGCGCGCGCTCGAAGAGGTCATGCACCGGTTCGTGAGCGGCGCCGTGGACGTGCTGGTGTCCACGATGATCGTGGAGAGCGGCCTCGACGTGCCCAACGCCAACACGATGTTCGTGAACCGCGCCGATCACTTCGGGCTGGCGCAGCTCTACCAGCTGCGCGGACGCGTGGGCCGGTCGCACCGGCGCGCCCACTGCTACCTGCTCGTGCCCGACATCATGGACCTGGACGCCGAGCGCCGGCTGCGCGTGCTGGAGCACCACACCGAACTGGGCGCCGGCTACCGGATCGCGCTCCGCGACATGGAGATGCGCGGCGCCGGCAACCTGCTGGGCCCCGAGCAGTCGGGGTTCGTGCAGGCGGTGGGGTTCGACCTGTACCTGCGGCTGCTCGACGAGACGGTGCATCACCTGGTCTCGGGCGACGCCGCCCCCAAGCTCGTCCTGGCCGACGTCAACATGGACGTGCCGCACCACCTGCCCGACGACTACGTGGCCTCGCCCGACGCCAAGCTGGACATCTACCGCCGGATCTCCAAGCTGGACTCGGTGGGCGACCTCGAGGCGCTCCGGGACGAGATGCGCGACCGGTTTGGTCCCCTTCCGCCCCCCGCCGCGGCCACGCTGGCGCTGGCCGAACTCCGCCTGTCGGGCGGCGCGCTGGGCGTGGAGAGCATCCTGGTGCGCGGCGACGAAGCGCGTATTACCTTTCATGATTCTGCGGTCCCCCGCATGAAGGGGCTGTCCGCGGCGTTCCACGAAGTGCAGTTCCAGGCGGAAGTCCGTCGCGCGCGTCCGCTCTCCCTCAAGCTCACGCGGTTGGGCGGAGCGTCCATCCTCGACGGTCTGGCGCGCGCCATGCGCAGCCTGGTGTGA